A section of the Thermococcus sp. 21S7 genome encodes:
- a CDS encoding methylenetetrahydrofolate reductase C-terminal domain-containing protein: protein MGLRVYTCPRKLLNGPCGGVLDGACEVNGKPCPWTGVIERLSSLEPWMLFDEHPLLAELERLVESDSKPVDSFLWKNIERSKAFTVEFPVRTIRSERDILRIMSAVDADLFTVPDNPLGYPHFDPVAFSIRLRDIGSNFGVMPHITAKDRNLSALASELRTAQIFGFEAVLLTTGDWPGLSMPSKPVFDLDSPNLIRLARFVFAGVLPPGERVPVDSRPRVAGAMSPHYRPRAEARRLIRKLVAGAEVFFTQVVARKESVRAISETLREVERSYGADVPVVVSLLYPLRQEMKPFLERMGIPTGNETFEVLLEEVKALDVKGGVNLIVVSKTVDEWLELWEEAKELIKEVFG from the coding sequence ATGGGACTTAGGGTATACACCTGTCCAAGAAAGCTTCTCAACGGGCCCTGTGGCGGAGTCCTTGACGGGGCATGTGAGGTTAACGGCAAGCCCTGCCCCTGGACCGGTGTAATCGAGCGCCTCTCCTCCCTTGAGCCGTGGATGCTCTTTGACGAGCATCCTCTCCTGGCGGAGCTTGAGAGGCTGGTTGAATCGGACTCAAAGCCGGTGGATTCATTCCTCTGGAAGAACATCGAACGCAGCAAAGCCTTCACCGTTGAGTTTCCGGTCAGAACCATACGCTCCGAGAGGGACATACTCAGGATTATGAGCGCAGTAGATGCAGACCTCTTCACGGTTCCAGACAATCCCCTCGGCTACCCACACTTTGACCCCGTTGCATTTAGCATCCGTCTGAGGGACATCGGTTCAAACTTCGGCGTGATGCCCCATATAACTGCCAAGGACAGAAATCTCTCGGCATTGGCATCTGAGCTCAGAACTGCCCAGATTTTCGGCTTTGAGGCCGTTCTGCTCACGACCGGGGACTGGCCCGGCCTCTCGATGCCCAGCAAACCCGTCTTCGACCTCGATTCGCCGAACCTAATTAGGCTCGCAAGGTTCGTCTTTGCGGGCGTACTGCCTCCCGGCGAGCGCGTCCCTGTTGATAGCCGCCCCCGGGTTGCGGGGGCGATGAGTCCCCACTACAGACCGAGGGCCGAGGCAAGGAGGCTCATTCGGAAGCTCGTCGCCGGGGCGGAGGTCTTCTTCACCCAGGTCGTCGCAAGGAAGGAGAGCGTCCGGGCGATTTCGGAAACCCTTAGGGAGGTCGAGAGGAGTTACGGGGCCGACGTTCCGGTCGTCGTTTCGCTCCTCTACCCCCTGCGGCAGGAAATGAAGCCATTCCTTGAGAGGATGGGCATTCCAACGGGCAACGAGACATTTGAGGTGCTCCTTGAGGAGGTTAAGGCGCTCGACGTGAAAGGGGGAGTCAATCTGATTGTGGTTTCGAAAACCGTTGATGAATGGCTTGAACTCTGGGAGGAGGCGAAAGAATTGATCAAGGAGGTGTTCGGATGA
- a CDS encoding ABC transporter ATP-binding protein: MLGGNVGKVLQIGLAHRRYMVLLVVLGAISTLLSAMVPFYLRDLLANLGGLGTGEILEYIGIIVLLYTASTVVYLYSGFVSNFAETKAAAWLKRKLFISTLLAENIDTGDALSRIQSDTEIVGRMGMSLIPAVIIEAFSLLVSVIVVFRLNFYLGVITLLTLPIYGFSLRAFIHGLKTASAEERKRYSKTVEYFKEGLDGRLDAKSLNAFDYLVDRVSKKLDEWVEASKRVAFYSSANYGLQSYLSTILPLLVLLSGVVLVKKGMATLSSAVAVFSYLGRVYYPVERFAFFWSSYHRAVPVIERIWGVIEREIPKRERPVCSPESYEVELRDVSLSYGDSKILDGIIGRIPEGGKLGIVGPSGVGKTTLALLLAGLIEPSGGKVSVGNCPPASLLGESLIYVPSHPYLFTGTLRENLTLGREIPDERLRELLKTVELADFDLDYRIEEGGKNLSLGQRQRIGLARALARNPRILILDEATSGMDSEREARVLKRLLESRMTLIVISHRLSTVRGMNEIWVLDRGRIVCRGRHDELFENCTRYRELFMEQRRN; the protein is encoded by the coding sequence TTGTTAGGTGGTAACGTTGGAAAGGTCCTCCAAATCGGACTGGCCCACAGGCGTTACATGGTTCTCCTCGTAGTCCTTGGGGCTATCTCGACGCTCCTCTCGGCAATGGTGCCATTCTACCTCCGGGACCTCCTCGCGAACCTTGGAGGGCTGGGCACGGGGGAAATCCTTGAGTACATCGGGATAATCGTTCTCCTCTACACGGCCTCGACGGTCGTTTACCTCTACTCCGGTTTCGTGAGCAACTTCGCCGAGACCAAGGCCGCCGCCTGGCTCAAGAGGAAGCTCTTCATCTCAACACTCTTGGCTGAAAACATCGACACCGGCGATGCCCTCTCGCGCATCCAGTCCGACACGGAGATAGTCGGCAGGATGGGAATGTCCCTAATCCCGGCGGTGATTATCGAGGCATTCTCGCTCCTCGTTTCGGTCATCGTTGTCTTCAGGCTGAACTTCTACCTCGGCGTTATAACGCTCCTCACCCTGCCCATCTACGGCTTCTCGCTGAGGGCCTTCATCCACGGCCTCAAGACAGCCTCGGCCGAGGAGAGGAAGAGGTACTCTAAAACGGTGGAGTACTTCAAGGAGGGCCTCGACGGCAGGCTCGACGCGAAGTCCCTCAACGCTTTCGACTACCTCGTGGACAGGGTCTCAAAGAAGCTCGACGAATGGGTTGAGGCATCCAAAAGGGTCGCCTTCTACAGCAGTGCCAACTACGGCCTGCAGTCATATCTCTCAACGATTCTCCCTCTCCTCGTTCTTCTCTCCGGCGTCGTTCTTGTCAAGAAGGGCATGGCGACGCTCTCCTCTGCGGTGGCGGTCTTCTCCTACCTCGGAAGGGTCTACTACCCCGTCGAGCGCTTCGCCTTCTTTTGGAGTAGCTACCACCGCGCGGTTCCGGTTATCGAGAGGATATGGGGCGTCATCGAGCGGGAGATTCCAAAGCGGGAAAGGCCGGTCTGCTCCCCCGAGTCCTACGAGGTGGAACTGAGGGACGTTTCCCTGTCCTACGGGGATTCAAAGATTCTTGATGGGATAATCGGAAGAATTCCGGAGGGCGGAAAGCTCGGGATAGTCGGGCCATCCGGGGTTGGGAAGACAACACTCGCTTTACTCCTTGCTGGGCTTATCGAGCCGAGCGGAGGCAAGGTGAGCGTTGGGAACTGTCCGCCGGCTTCCCTGCTCGGCGAGTCACTCATCTACGTTCCCTCCCATCCGTACCTCTTCACCGGAACCCTGCGCGAGAACCTGACGCTCGGCAGGGAAATCCCGGACGAGAGGCTAAGGGAACTTCTAAAGACTGTGGAGCTCGCTGACTTTGACCTCGATTATCGGATTGAGGAAGGGGGTAAAAACCTCTCGCTGGGGCAGAGGCAGAGGATTGGCCTCGCGAGGGCCTTGGCGAGGAACCCGAGGATTCTCATCCTCGACGAGGCCACCTCGGGCATGGACTCCGAGAGGGAGGCGAGGGTTCTCAAGAGGCTCCTGGAAAGCAGGATGACGTTAATCGTCATTTCCCACAGGCTCTCAACGGTCAGGGGAATGAATGAGATATGGGTGCTTGATAGGGGTAGAATCGTCTGCAGGGGGCGGCACGACGAGCTCTTCGAGAACTGCACGCGCTACCGCGAGCTGTTCATGGAGCAGAGACGAAACTGA
- a CDS encoding RNA-binding protein, protein MAKIRAHHVRITTFIHATEDEDKVLEAISTFIPEEIDDEDVIFDIDETTGFFGNPIKVVNVEIKRSRAVRKFIDYFKGLLSEEDRRYLIENLDEKVDEEGTLYVRFNKQKAYLGDPEVDEGGDTIQVRIKVKAFPMRKEAVVKAVREWLEE, encoded by the coding sequence ATGGCAAAGATAAGGGCGCATCACGTCAGGATTACCACGTTCATCCACGCCACCGAGGACGAGGACAAGGTTCTTGAGGCAATATCTACGTTCATTCCCGAAGAGATAGACGACGAGGACGTCATCTTTGATATAGACGAGACCACGGGCTTCTTCGGAAACCCCATCAAGGTCGTCAACGTGGAGATAAAGCGGAGCAGGGCCGTTAGAAAGTTCATTGACTACTTCAAAGGGCTGCTGAGCGAGGAGGACAGGCGCTACCTCATCGAGAACCTCGATGAAAAGGTGGACGAGGAAGGGACGCTCTACGTCCGCTTCAACAAGCAAAAAGCGTACCTCGGCGATCCGGAGGTGGACGAGGGCGGCGACACCATCCAGGTCAGGATAAAGGTCAAGGCCTTTCCCATGAGGAAGGAAGCGGTCGTCAAAGCCGTTCGGGAGTGGCTGGAGGAATGA
- a CDS encoding 5-methyltetrahydropteroyltriglutamate--homocysteine methyltransferase yields the protein MIVPALIGSLPRPVSLAKKIEQYSIGRLSEEKLEEAYLEHTRRAFVKLGEVGIRVITDGLYRWDDIFNPLIRFVDGVEVNGLFKFYENNFFYRSPVVRGELSLKENPISEWLNAALGIKEEVYPEATLKAVLPGPVTLAYHSINEAYESLDELAEAYAEVLAELMKELPVKLVELQEPALSAELSRATREKSDSVSPGTAKRLIENLAGVRELWVVTYFGTPRVLPEGVIVNFDLIEGSVPESYSGRLGLGIVNARGTKMERRDRLADRLRPFLRRYGELYVTPNTLLDFLPESVAWRKLKLLGRLGGE from the coding sequence ATGATAGTTCCGGCATTAATCGGTAGCCTTCCGAGGCCGGTTTCGCTGGCAAAGAAAATAGAGCAGTACTCCATAGGCAGATTGAGCGAGGAGAAGCTCGAAGAGGCCTACCTGGAGCACACGAGGCGGGCCTTTGTGAAGCTGGGGGAGGTCGGCATAAGGGTAATCACCGACGGCCTCTACCGCTGGGACGACATATTCAACCCGCTGATAAGGTTCGTAGACGGCGTCGAGGTCAACGGGCTCTTCAAGTTCTACGAGAACAACTTCTTCTACCGCTCCCCGGTGGTCAGAGGCGAGCTCTCGCTGAAGGAGAACCCGATTTCAGAGTGGCTCAACGCTGCCCTTGGGATAAAGGAAGAAGTCTACCCCGAAGCGACGCTCAAAGCCGTCCTCCCCGGGCCGGTGACTCTCGCATATCACTCGATAAACGAGGCCTATGAAAGCCTCGACGAGCTGGCGGAGGCCTACGCCGAAGTTTTGGCCGAGCTCATGAAGGAACTGCCGGTAAAGCTCGTCGAACTTCAGGAGCCGGCCCTCTCAGCAGAGCTTTCGAGGGCAACGCGGGAGAAGAGCGACTCAGTATCGCCAGGAACTGCGAAGAGGCTCATAGAAAACCTCGCGGGGGTGAGGGAGCTCTGGGTCGTCACCTACTTCGGAACCCCGAGGGTTCTCCCGGAGGGCGTCATCGTGAACTTCGACCTCATCGAGGGCTCCGTTCCGGAGAGCTACTCCGGGAGACTCGGGCTCGGGATAGTAAACGCGAGGGGAACGAAGATGGAGAGGCGTGACAGGCTCGCGGACAGGCTCAGGCCCTTCCTCCGGAGGTACGGGGAACTCTACGTTACGCCGAACACTCTCCTCGACTTCCTCCCCGAGAGCGTCGCGTGGAGGAAGCTGAAACTCCTCGGAAGACTTGGGGGTGAGTGA
- a CDS encoding Ribonuclease P protein component 3, which translates to MSVEVSFSRDYFVEMDVRSGEAYDLASEWFDEVVFTKKLVLEGSPDWGKLKEELRELRDKYGKIALLLVTKKPSLIREVKNRNLRALLYVLGGDMRVNRFALEAGVDALISPWLGRKDPGFDHVLAKIAARKGVAIGFSFSPLLTAGPYERVQLLRFMAKTWQLVDKYSVPRFITSSAETKWEVRSPRDLMSLGISIGMETPKARAGLNFYPRRLLSSV; encoded by the coding sequence ATGAGCGTGGAGGTCTCCTTTTCAAGGGACTACTTCGTTGAGATGGACGTCAGGAGCGGTGAAGCATACGATCTGGCCAGTGAGTGGTTCGACGAGGTCGTCTTCACCAAAAAGCTCGTCCTTGAAGGCTCCCCCGACTGGGGGAAGCTTAAGGAAGAGCTCAGGGAGCTCCGCGATAAATATGGGAAAATAGCCCTCCTTCTCGTTACGAAAAAGCCCAGCCTCATCCGCGAGGTGAAGAACCGCAACCTAAGAGCTTTGCTTTACGTCCTGGGCGGTGATATGAGGGTCAACCGCTTCGCCCTTGAGGCCGGTGTTGACGCCTTGATAAGCCCGTGGCTGGGGAGGAAGGATCCGGGCTTCGACCATGTGCTGGCCAAGATTGCGGCAAGGAAGGGAGTGGCTATAGGGTTTTCCTTTTCCCCTCTCCTCACCGCTGGCCCTTACGAGAGGGTTCAACTCCTCCGCTTCATGGCCAAAACCTGGCAGCTCGTTGACAAGTACTCGGTTCCGAGGTTCATAACGAGCTCCGCCGAGACCAAATGGGAAGTTCGCTCTCCAAGGGATTTGATGAGCCTTGGAATAAGCATCGGCATGGAGACGCCGAAGGCAAGGGCTGGTTTGAACTTCTATCCGCGAAGGCTCCTCTCTTCGGTTTAA
- a CDS encoding cystathionine gamma-synthase family protein: MKPLHEPVYVTVAFRQPGETEVSDRGFDLKYSREENPTVRVLERELSALEGGSDALAFNSGMGAISCLYFSQLSSGDEVLLPMEAYGTTIQLAEELHKFGIRVRLAYPSAESLVEAITPGTSLVLLETMTNPTLKVIDVPEVVKRAREVGARVVVDNTFLPLVFHPLKAGADAVIHSLTKYIAGHNDVLGGAIVLGSLDASSIWHWRRRLGSIIQPVEAWLVVRGMKTLEVRFERQSRSSLAIAEFLSEHPKVSEVHYPGLRDDPHHETARRLFERSLYGGVVSFEHADGKAGAVSFLRSLRRIFPSPSLGGVESIASYPAISAAKTMPVERRKLLGITDGLIRLSVGLEDVDELIEDVDKALGGDGT; this comes from the coding sequence ATGAAACCCCTCCACGAGCCGGTCTACGTTACAGTTGCGTTCAGACAGCCAGGAGAAACAGAGGTCTCGGACAGGGGGTTCGACCTGAAGTACAGCAGGGAGGAGAACCCAACGGTCAGGGTTCTGGAGCGCGAGCTCTCGGCCCTCGAAGGCGGGAGCGACGCCTTAGCGTTCAACAGCGGAATGGGGGCGATAAGCTGCCTTTACTTTTCACAGCTCTCCTCCGGGGACGAGGTTCTCCTTCCAATGGAGGCCTATGGGACGACGATTCAGCTAGCGGAGGAACTCCACAAGTTCGGGATCCGCGTCAGGCTCGCCTACCCCAGCGCCGAGTCACTCGTCGAAGCAATAACCCCCGGCACGTCCCTCGTCCTCCTCGAAACAATGACCAACCCCACCCTGAAGGTGATAGACGTCCCTGAGGTCGTGAAGAGGGCCCGGGAAGTTGGGGCGAGGGTCGTCGTTGACAACACATTCTTGCCCCTCGTCTTTCATCCGCTTAAGGCCGGTGCCGACGCTGTAATCCACAGCCTCACCAAGTACATCGCCGGTCACAACGACGTCCTTGGCGGAGCGATAGTGCTCGGGAGCCTAGACGCGAGTTCCATCTGGCACTGGCGCAGGAGGCTTGGCTCAATAATTCAGCCGGTCGAGGCCTGGCTCGTTGTGAGGGGCATGAAGACCCTCGAAGTCCGCTTTGAGAGGCAGAGCCGGAGTTCGCTGGCCATCGCGGAGTTCCTGAGCGAGCATCCAAAGGTGAGCGAAGTGCACTACCCCGGGCTGAGGGACGACCCCCACCACGAAACCGCGCGCAGGCTCTTTGAAAGGTCCCTCTACGGGGGCGTCGTTTCCTTCGAGCATGCGGACGGGAAGGCCGGGGCGGTGAGCTTCCTCCGTTCCTTGAGGAGAATCTTTCCGTCTCCTTCCCTCGGGGGCGTTGAGAGCATAGCCTCCTACCCTGCCATAAGCGCCGCTAAGACGATGCCGGTGGAGCGGAGGAAGCTCCTCGGAATCACCGACGGCTTGATACGCCTCTCGGTTGGCCTTGAGGACGTTGACGAGCTCATCGAGGACGTTGACAAAGCGTTGGGGGGTGATGGGACTTAG
- a CDS encoding methionine synthase, with the protein MELPILPTSVIGSYPKPRWLLRAYNLYSLGRLPEDDFREAVRDASVAVLREHERAGIDIPWDGEMGRSEMTEHFTARIKGFRFYGPVRVWGNAYFNKASAVSKLEYSEPLVLDEFRIIKANTTREVVKVPITGPYTIAEWSFNEYYSSKEELAFELAGILNREFRLLEKEGATFIQLDEPAMLNHPDEVPIAVEAINRAVKGVNVKFGLHVCYSNYHLLADYFDELNVSQFALEFANRNFRDMDFLRKLAHGELGFGAVDVHNPRVESPEEVARAIRKVMGYVEPERLYINPDCGLKLLDRRIAYGKLVNMVKGVKIVRKELAREGKETIPFRRSV; encoded by the coding sequence GTGGAGCTTCCAATCCTTCCAACCAGTGTGATAGGGAGCTATCCCAAGCCGAGGTGGCTCCTGCGGGCGTATAACCTCTACTCCCTCGGCAGGCTCCCGGAGGACGACTTCAGGGAGGCAGTCAGGGACGCGAGCGTAGCCGTTCTAAGGGAGCACGAGAGGGCCGGAATAGACATCCCCTGGGACGGTGAGATGGGCAGGAGCGAGATGACGGAGCACTTCACGGCCAGGATAAAGGGCTTCCGCTTCTACGGCCCCGTCAGGGTCTGGGGTAATGCTTACTTCAACAAGGCATCAGCGGTTTCAAAGCTTGAGTACAGCGAGCCCTTAGTCCTCGACGAGTTCCGCATAATCAAAGCTAACACGACGCGGGAGGTGGTTAAGGTCCCGATCACCGGTCCCTACACGATAGCAGAGTGGAGCTTCAACGAGTACTATTCGAGCAAGGAGGAGCTGGCCTTTGAGCTCGCCGGAATCCTCAACAGGGAGTTCAGGCTCCTCGAAAAGGAGGGGGCAACGTTCATCCAGCTCGACGAACCCGCGATGCTCAACCACCCGGACGAGGTGCCCATAGCGGTCGAGGCCATCAACAGGGCGGTGAAGGGGGTTAATGTGAAGTTCGGCCTCCACGTCTGCTACTCCAACTACCACCTCCTCGCCGACTACTTCGATGAGCTCAACGTCAGCCAGTTCGCCCTTGAGTTCGCCAACAGGAACTTCCGCGACATGGACTTCCTTAGAAAGCTCGCCCACGGGGAGCTCGGCTTCGGCGCGGTTGACGTCCACAACCCGCGCGTCGAGAGTCCGGAGGAGGTTGCGAGGGCGATACGGAAGGTCATGGGGTACGTCGAGCCAGAGAGGCTTTACATCAACCCCGACTGCGGGCTGAAGCTCCTCGACAGGAGGATAGCCTACGGGAAGCTCGTGAACATGGTCAAGGGCGTCAAGATTGTTAGGAAGGAGCTCGCGAGGGAAGGGAAGGAGACCATACCATTCAGGAGGTCGGTCTGA